In Euzebyales bacterium, one genomic interval encodes:
- a CDS encoding alkaline phosphatase D family protein, whose protein sequence is MAELVLGPLQRFADETSATVWVETDERCEVTVLGSTVATFSVHDHHYALVEIDGLEPGTTYPYEVALDGRRVWPPVDYDRPDPVIRTGGHGDAQIAFGSCRGAAPLEPPWNLERYEDERGLGPDALTAYAHRMIDADEDEWPDLLLLLGDQVYADDASPQTRAFIRERRDTTQPPWEEIADFTEYTQLYRESWSAPLVRWLLSTVPVAMIFDDHDIIDDWNISERWLHDIRATGWWHERIVGGLVAYWIYQHIGNLSPTALAADDLYQRVRRSDDAGTLLDRFAEDADADPETVRWSFERWLGDDHLIVVDSRAARVLTEGERDMLDDIEWRWLEAKAAEQCRHLLLATSLPVLMPRSMHDLERWNERLVGGAWGRRVARWAEDVRQEFDLEHWSAFRVGFRRMVNLIGNAALRRDGPMSVTVLSGDVHHGYIARLDVPNATTPVHQVVASPMRQSVEPLLLRAYRVGVGPPGRLVAAALARLAGLGPSPVHWERVSETLFDNHVATVTAAADALDVRIETAHQTRPSGPAELRPAIARRLA, encoded by the coding sequence ATGGCCGAACTCGTCCTCGGACCCCTGCAGCGGTTCGCCGATGAGACATCCGCGACCGTCTGGGTGGAGACCGACGAGCGGTGCGAGGTCACGGTGCTCGGCAGCACGGTCGCCACCTTCTCCGTCCATGACCACCACTACGCCCTGGTCGAGATCGACGGCCTCGAGCCGGGCACCACCTACCCCTACGAGGTCGCGCTCGACGGCCGCCGGGTGTGGCCGCCGGTCGACTACGACCGGCCCGACCCGGTGATCCGCACGGGCGGCCACGGGGACGCGCAGATCGCGTTCGGGTCGTGCCGCGGTGCGGCGCCGCTCGAGCCGCCGTGGAACCTGGAGCGGTACGAGGACGAGCGTGGCCTCGGTCCCGACGCGCTGACCGCGTACGCCCACCGGATGATCGACGCCGACGAGGACGAGTGGCCCGATCTGCTCCTGCTGCTCGGCGACCAGGTGTACGCCGACGACGCGTCACCACAGACACGCGCGTTCATCCGCGAACGCCGGGACACGACCCAGCCGCCGTGGGAGGAGATCGCCGACTTCACCGAGTACACGCAGCTGTACCGCGAGAGCTGGTCGGCGCCGTTGGTGCGGTGGCTGCTGTCGACCGTTCCGGTCGCGATGATCTTCGACGACCACGACATCATCGACGACTGGAACATCTCCGAGCGCTGGCTGCACGACATCCGCGCCACCGGGTGGTGGCACGAGCGCATCGTCGGCGGGTTGGTCGCCTACTGGATCTACCAGCACATCGGCAACCTCAGCCCCACCGCGCTGGCAGCCGACGACCTCTACCAGCGGGTCCGCCGGTCCGACGACGCCGGCACGTTGCTCGACCGGTTCGCCGAGGACGCCGACGCCGACCCGGAGACCGTCCGGTGGAGCTTCGAGCGCTGGCTGGGCGATGACCACCTGATCGTCGTCGACAGCCGCGCCGCTCGCGTGCTCACCGAGGGCGAGCGGGACATGCTCGACGACATCGAGTGGCGCTGGCTGGAGGCCAAGGCGGCCGAGCAGTGCCGGCACCTGCTGCTCGCCACGTCCCTGCCCGTGCTGATGCCGCGCAGCATGCACGACCTGGAGCGGTGGAACGAGCGACTCGTCGGCGGCGCCTGGGGACGACGTGTGGCCCGGTGGGCCGAGGACGTGCGTCAGGAGTTCGACCTGGAGCACTGGTCGGCGTTCCGTGTGGGGTTCCGCCGCATGGTCAACCTGATCGGCAACGCCGCACTGCGCCGCGACGGCCCGATGTCGGTCACGGTGCTGTCCGGCGACGTGCATCACGGCTACATCGCCCGGCTCGACGTGCCCAACGCGACGACACCCGTCCATCAGGTCGTCGCGTCGCCGATGCGCCAGTCGGTCGAGCCGCTGCTGCTGCGCGCCTACCGCGTCGGCGTCGGCCCGCCGGGACGGCTCGTCGCCGCCGCCTTGGCACGCCTGGCAGGCCTGGGTCCGTCACCCGTGCACTGGGAACGCGTGAGCGAGACCCTGTTCGACAACCACGTCGCCACCGTCACGGCGGCCGCGGACGCCCTCGACGTCCGCATCGAGACGGCGCATCAGACGCGGCCGAGCGGCCCGGCGGAGCTGCGCCCCGCGATCGCACGTCGCCTGGCATGA